Proteins from a genomic interval of Caulobacter sp. SL161:
- a CDS encoding response regulator transcription factor — MHILVVEDDTRVADFLERGLKAEGYKVRVARDGVSGLEAARDLDAMLRELDQRGVILLDLMLPKMTGMEVCQTLRASGVLTPVLMLTALGAVDDRVTGLRTGADDYLVKPFSFEELLARIEALLRRSRDQRAPANRTLKAGNVELDRTTMRVSRDGEEVVLTARELALLELFLSSPGRVLSRERILSNVWGVDEDPLTNVVDVYVRRLRAKIDPPNAPSFLTTVRGLGYRLEPDPAKVPLGA, encoded by the coding sequence ATGCACATACTGGTGGTGGAGGACGATACGCGCGTCGCAGACTTTCTTGAGCGCGGCTTGAAGGCCGAAGGGTACAAGGTCCGTGTGGCGCGAGACGGCGTGAGTGGCCTGGAGGCGGCCCGCGACCTGGACGCCATGCTGCGTGAGCTGGATCAGCGCGGCGTGATCCTCTTGGACCTGATGCTGCCAAAGATGACCGGCATGGAAGTCTGCCAGACCCTTCGGGCGTCCGGTGTCTTGACGCCGGTCCTGATGCTGACCGCCCTGGGGGCCGTCGATGACCGCGTCACGGGCCTGAGAACCGGCGCTGACGACTACCTGGTCAAGCCATTCTCCTTCGAGGAGCTCCTTGCCCGGATCGAAGCGCTGCTTCGCCGATCGCGGGATCAGCGGGCGCCCGCCAATCGGACGCTGAAGGCCGGAAACGTCGAACTGGACCGGACGACCATGCGCGTCTCCCGCGACGGCGAGGAAGTGGTCCTGACCGCCCGCGAGCTTGCGCTCCTGGAGCTGTTCCTGTCCTCGCCGGGACGGGTTCTGAGCCGCGAACGCATCCTCTCCAACGTCTGGGGCGTGGACGAGGATCCGCTGACGAATGTGGTCGATGTCTATGTTCGCAGGTTGCGCGCCAAGATCGATCCCCCGAACGCACCGTCGTTCCTCACCACGGTCAGGGGTCTTGGGTATCGGCTCGAGCCCGATCCGGCGAAAGTCCCCTTGGGCGCCTAG
- a CDS encoding sensor histidine kinase, with product METRVKPLFSTRLTVAFALMASLALAQGGLAAWIADRAEHQVLRGRVAGDLQSAFWELSATKQRLRAWSLRALIGAPHAPGDGEMLRLRMADAIVRLQDLSARAEQMDRAMGIESREGPERDDALKLLSQSVVSLREPIAEINRSGPAQDVPTAWAAIETVFDKGAGRDLREMLNERIRDEAEILKRTRQTADLYLERVKLLSWSAAGTLSLMAIILAVYFIRALRRPLAAMSDGAKAFEQGYLDHRMPEGGFREFAHLGASMNHMAAELSARREQEAELRASLEVQVATRTEELEAALAELRQVEARRRQLLGDISHELRTPMTAIRGEAEVTLRGRKSLDDYREALQRITLAAGQMGALIEDLLMMARSDAELLHLNLTDMDPRQALEEAIATLSPIAHVREVELRIGIDDGAVRVAADGQRLQQVMALMLDNAIRYSHPGGTVEITAGVADDAPGSWRLEIKDQGIGITEADLARVFERGFRSAAARAHRADGTGLGLPIAKALTERQGGSLTLHSQTGHGVSAILTLPCTTNACLEGAH from the coding sequence ATGGAGACCCGGGTGAAGCCACTGTTTTCCACCCGCTTGACGGTGGCGTTCGCGTTGATGGCGTCGCTCGCCCTGGCGCAGGGCGGCTTGGCCGCCTGGATCGCCGACAGAGCCGAGCACCAGGTGCTTCGGGGACGCGTCGCGGGCGATCTACAGAGCGCGTTCTGGGAACTTTCGGCGACGAAACAGCGGCTCCGCGCCTGGTCTCTTCGCGCCCTGATCGGAGCCCCCCACGCGCCGGGCGACGGCGAGATGCTGCGTCTGCGCATGGCCGATGCGATCGTTCGCCTGCAGGACCTCAGCGCACGGGCCGAACAGATGGATCGGGCGATGGGCATCGAGTCGCGCGAAGGTCCGGAACGGGACGATGCGCTGAAGCTGCTCTCCCAAAGCGTGGTCTCCCTGCGCGAGCCCATCGCCGAGATCAATCGTAGCGGTCCGGCTCAGGACGTGCCGACGGCGTGGGCCGCGATCGAAACCGTCTTCGACAAAGGCGCGGGTCGCGATCTGCGAGAGATGCTCAACGAGCGCATCCGCGACGAGGCCGAGATTCTCAAGCGAACCCGACAAACGGCCGACCTCTATCTGGAGCGCGTCAAACTCTTGAGTTGGTCGGCTGCGGGCACGCTGAGCCTGATGGCGATCATATTGGCCGTCTACTTCATCCGGGCGCTTCGCCGACCGCTGGCGGCGATGTCGGACGGCGCCAAGGCCTTCGAACAAGGCTATCTGGACCACCGCATGCCGGAAGGCGGATTTCGGGAGTTCGCGCACCTTGGGGCCAGCATGAACCACATGGCGGCGGAACTCTCGGCGCGGCGCGAGCAGGAGGCCGAGTTGCGCGCCAGCCTGGAGGTGCAGGTCGCCACCCGCACCGAGGAACTGGAAGCCGCGCTGGCCGAACTGCGTCAGGTTGAGGCGCGACGCCGGCAATTGCTCGGTGACATCAGCCATGAGCTTCGCACGCCGATGACGGCCATCCGGGGCGAGGCCGAGGTCACGCTGCGCGGCCGCAAGTCGCTGGATGACTATCGTGAGGCGCTTCAGCGCATAACCCTCGCGGCGGGCCAGATGGGCGCGCTGATTGAAGATCTTCTCATGATGGCCCGCAGCGACGCAGAGCTGCTCCATCTCAACCTGACAGACATGGACCCGAGGCAGGCCTTGGAAGAGGCCATCGCCACGCTCTCGCCGATCGCTCACGTCCGCGAGGTCGAGCTTCGGATCGGCATAGACGACGGCGCCGTGCGCGTGGCGGCGGATGGACAACGCCTGCAACAGGTCATGGCGCTGATGCTGGATAACGCCATCCGCTACTCTCACCCCGGCGGCACCGTTGAAATCACCGCCGGCGTCGCTGACGACGCGCCGGGCTCGTGGCGTCTGGAGATCAAGGATCAAGGCATCGGTATCACCGAGGCCGACCTGGCGCGGGTGTTTGAACGCGGCTTCCGCTCGGCGGCGGCGCGCGCCCACCGAGCCGACGGCACCGGCCTTGGCCTGCCCATCGCCAAGGCGCTGACCGAACGCCAGGGCGGCAGCCTGACACTGCACAGCCAGACAGGCCATGGCGTCAGCGCGATCCTAACCCTGCCCTGCACGACCAATGCTTGCCTCGAAGGAGCCCACTAG
- a CDS encoding DUF2490 domain-containing protein — translation MGGQRGCDMALLIQGRGGRAALGLTLAGFALASAGTARAAEEDGQLWSIVNASRTLGDKTVLALDTQARFTNDASRLGQAIIRPSVGWRLDSATTASLGYAYIRSTPEGRPTTDEHRGWQQLSFRVAGDGKGATLTGRTRLEQRWVEGRDGAGWRIRQQVRLTAPLKDRVRGVAWTEAFIGLNQTGWGQRDGLHLWRNFAGVSVPISKTVTLEPGYLHQRAYRTGPDAVTHAAAVWINLQF, via the coding sequence GTGGGTGGCCAGCGCGGGTGTGACATGGCGCTTCTAATCCAAGGACGCGGCGGTCGCGCCGCCCTTGGCCTGACGTTGGCGGGCTTCGCGCTCGCCAGCGCAGGAACCGCGCGTGCGGCCGAAGAGGACGGTCAGCTATGGTCGATCGTCAACGCGTCGCGAACGCTCGGCGACAAGACGGTCCTGGCGCTAGACACCCAGGCGCGCTTCACCAACGACGCCAGTCGCCTGGGCCAGGCGATCATCCGTCCATCGGTCGGTTGGCGGCTGGACAGCGCCACGACCGCCTCGCTCGGCTATGCCTATATTCGCTCCACGCCCGAAGGACGTCCGACGACCGACGAGCATCGGGGATGGCAGCAACTGTCCTTCCGCGTCGCTGGGGACGGGAAGGGGGCGACGCTCACGGGCCGGACACGGCTGGAGCAGCGCTGGGTGGAGGGACGGGATGGCGCAGGCTGGCGGATTCGCCAGCAGGTCCGTCTGACGGCGCCGCTTAAGGACCGCGTTCGCGGGGTGGCCTGGACCGAAGCCTTCATCGGGCTCAACCAGACGGGTTGGGGGCAGCGCGACGGCCTGCACCTTTGGCGGAACTTCGCCGGTGTCTCCGTGCCCATCTCCAAGACCGTGACGCTGGAGCCAGGATACCTGCACCAGCGCGCCTATCGAACGGGTCCCGACGCTGTGACGCATGCGGCGGCGGTCTGGATCAACCTGCAATTCTAA
- a CDS encoding OmpW family outer membrane protein, with translation MSKQGTFVAVATSILAMAAAGSASAAESGKFQIKALATRVAVDGAITKVNVDQLRLPAGSDTRAKDAWVPTVAAEYFFSPRVSVETICCVTQHDVRGAGPLNGAALVDNAEVIPATVTLKYHMPLAGGVKPYVGAGPAYFMVFGESVGASARALGATKVGLSSELGVALQAGVDIPLPGKALGLSVDLKRYYVDTTAQFRAGDRVVLETKHKLDPWVASAGVTWRF, from the coding sequence ATGAGCAAACAAGGGACATTCGTCGCGGTCGCCACGTCGATCTTGGCCATGGCCGCCGCCGGAAGCGCGAGCGCGGCGGAGAGCGGCAAGTTCCAGATCAAGGCTCTGGCGACGCGGGTCGCCGTCGACGGCGCGATCACCAAGGTGAACGTCGACCAACTGCGCTTGCCGGCGGGTTCTGACACCCGAGCCAAGGACGCGTGGGTCCCGACCGTGGCGGCGGAATATTTCTTTTCCCCGCGGGTTTCGGTCGAGACGATCTGCTGTGTCACGCAACACGATGTTCGAGGCGCGGGGCCTCTGAATGGCGCAGCGCTTGTCGACAACGCCGAGGTCATCCCGGCCACGGTGACGTTGAAGTATCACATGCCGCTGGCGGGGGGCGTGAAGCCCTACGTCGGAGCGGGTCCGGCCTACTTCATGGTGTTTGGTGAAAGTGTCGGCGCCAGCGCCCGCGCGCTGGGGGCGACCAAGGTTGGCCTTTCCAGCGAACTGGGTGTGGCGTTGCAGGCGGGCGTCGATATTCCGCTGCCCGGCAAGGCTCTCGGCCTCAGCGTCGACCTGAAGCGGTACTACGTCGACACCACGGCGCAGTTTCGCGCCGGTGATCGCGTGGTGCTGGAGACCAAGCACAAGCTCGATCCGTGGGTGGCCAGCGCGGGTGTGACATGGCGCTTCTAA